A window from Dehalobacter sp. DCA encodes these proteins:
- a CDS encoding methyl-accepting chemotaxis protein → MDFAENHVKSHEEILEAYVMVLADLKEIMQEDIMVLITNRTDALCHYSGYKLNAKVDSSFKVSDHPHLVEAMRTGKIRSDIMSKERYGIPFASSTYPIKAPDGEIIGCVGIGRSLEKEGRVEEISQGLAATLQQANAGLQEVASGSQGLSFKISNVVKSANESAVKIKEINKVISAISDISSHSNLLGLNAAIEAARAGEQGRGFAVVAEEMRKLAAQSNDSAKMVTEILTQMRESIEGIIMEINQIGGIAENQAAATQEITAAIEEVSENSQDLVELSKITLDGK, encoded by the coding sequence ATGGATTTCGCAGAAAATCATGTAAAAAGCCATGAAGAAATCTTGGAAGCCTACGTGATGGTATTAGCCGATTTAAAAGAAATAATGCAGGAAGACATTATGGTGCTGATCACGAATAGGACGGACGCGCTCTGTCACTACTCCGGCTATAAACTTAATGCGAAGGTGGATTCAAGTTTTAAGGTTAGTGATCACCCTCACCTTGTTGAAGCGATGAGAACAGGTAAAATCAGATCGGATATTATGTCCAAAGAGAGATACGGTATCCCGTTTGCGTCATCCACATACCCAATTAAAGCACCCGATGGAGAAATCATTGGTTGTGTCGGAATCGGTAGAAGCCTAGAAAAAGAGGGTAGAGTTGAAGAAATTTCTCAAGGTTTAGCAGCAACGCTTCAGCAAGCAAACGCCGGATTGCAGGAAGTTGCCTCAGGATCACAAGGGCTTTCTTTCAAAATCAGCAATGTGGTAAAATCCGCAAATGAATCCGCCGTGAAAATTAAAGAAATTAATAAGGTCATTAGCGCTATTTCTGATATATCCTCACATTCCAACCTGCTGGGTTTGAATGCCGCAATTGAAGCGGCCCGCGCCGGTGAACAAGGTCGCGGCTTTGCAGTGGTTGCGGAAGAAATGCGCAAACTTGCTGCCCAAAGTAACGACTCAGCTAAAATGGTTACCGAAATACTTACCCAGATGAGAGAATCTATTGAAGGCATTATTATGGAAATCAACCAAATTGGCGGTATTGCTGAAAATCAGGCCGCAGCGACTCAGGAAATCACCGCTGCAATTGAGGAAGTAAGTGAAAATTCACAAGATCTGGTTGAATTATCAAAAATCACATTGGATGGCAAGTAA